The following proteins come from a genomic window of Amaranthus tricolor cultivar Red isolate AtriRed21 chromosome 14, ASM2621246v1, whole genome shotgun sequence:
- the LOC130799923 gene encoding ribosomal RNA small subunit methyltransferase, which translates to MAGGKIRKDKQKGGGSHFQGGIPFHKSKGQHILKNPMLVESIVQKAGLKPTDVILEIGPGTGNLTKKLLEAGKKVIAVELDPRMVLELKRRFQGTPLSNRLEVIQGDVLKCDLPYFDICVANIPYQISSPLVFKLLDINQKQNFRCAIIMFQREFAMRLVAQPGDKLYCRLSVNTQLLARVFHLLKVGKNNFRPPPKVDSSVVRIEPRRPLPIPAGKLKEWNGMLSLCFSRKNKTLGSIFGQKKILEVLEKNYRTLESLGQLKNDLEPIDMSVLADEKDDQRAFLDQDMDMEGGKADEDEMEIEGSDADSDNDVQVNDSDFKAKVIGVLKQYDYADKRSSKLTQNEFIHLLSVFNQAGIHFTSSK; encoded by the exons ATGGCGGGAGGAAAAATCAGGAAAGATAAACAGAAAGGAGGTGGCAGTCATTTTCAAGGAGGAATCCCATTCCATAAATCTAAAGGACAACATATTCTGAAAAATCCAATGTTGGTAGAATCAATTGTTCAAAAAGCTGGGCTTAAACCTACTGATGTTATTCTGGAAATTGGTCCTGGTACTGGAAATCTTACTAAGAAGCTTCTAGAAGCTGGTAAAAAAGTTATTGCTGTTGAATTGGATCCTCGTATGGTTCTTGAACTTAAACGACGTTTTCAGGGTACCCCTTTGTCTAATCGCTTAGAG GTTATCCAAGGAGACGTACTTAAGTGCGATCTTCCATACTTTGATATTTGCGTAGCCAACATCCCTTACCAAATCTCTTCTCCACTTGTGTTCAAATTGTTGGACATCAATCAAAAGCAAAACTTTCGATGTGCAATCATAATGTTCCAAAGAGAATTCGCGATGAGGCTGGTTGCGCAACCCGGTGACAAGCTATATTGCCGTCTCTCAGTGAACACACAGCTTCTTGCTCGGGTCTTCCATCTCCTTAAAGTAGGAAAAAACAATTTCAGGCCTCCACCTAAGGTGGACTCATCCGTTGTTAGAATAGAACCTAGGAGACCTCTTCCTATTCCAGCAGGTAAGCTTAAGGAGTGGAATGGGATGCTCTCACTTTGTTTCAGTCGAAAAAACAAGACTCTTGGGTCAATTTTTGGTCAGAAAAAGATTCTTGAGGTTCTCGAGAAGAACTATCGGACCTTAGAGTCTTTAGGGCAATTAAAGAatgatttggagccaattgatATGTCCGTCTTAGCTGATGAGAAAGACGACCAAAGAGCGTTtcttgatcaagatatggacaTGGAGGGTGGAAAAGCCGATGAAGATGAAATGGAAATTGAAGGTTCAGATGCAGACTCCGACAATGATGTGCAGGTCAATGATTCTGATTTTAAAGCCAAAGTGATCGGTGTGCTAAAGCAGTATGACTATGCTGACAAAAGGTCGTCAAAACTCACACAAAATGAGTTCATACACTTGCTGTCGGTTTTCAACCAAGCTGGTATTCACTTTACTAGTAGTAAATAG
- the LOC130800270 gene encoding uncharacterized protein LOC130800270 yields the protein MHELLTSANSNGKLQHGFINEIAKKYDLHKRKIGRIWRQIRDQKKNKVPINVNNKKTVTNGRPAVPFDENKFKSIEKVKKTTLRSLSRAMEVSYSTVCRWKKNRYFRKHTNAIKPLLTDKNKLDRLIFCLSSCILDEQTSNFTFNEMTNVVHIDEKLFYITRIQQTFYLTPDEIQPHREIQSKRFIPKIMFMCRCKTNLFY from the coding sequence ATGCATGAGCTTTTAACGTCAGCAAACAGTAATGGGAAGCTACAACACGGGTTCATCAATGAAATTGCGAAGAAGTACGATTTGCATAAGAGGAAAATCGGAAGAATATGGAGACAGATTCgggatcaaaaaaaaaacaaagttccAATTAATGTCAACAATAAGAAGACAGTGACCAACGGTAGACCTGCAGTCCCCTttgatgaaaacaaattcaaatcaattgaaaaagtGAAGAAGACAACTTTAAGATCACTTTCAAGGGCCATGGAAGTTAGCTACAGCACAGTATGCAGATGGAAAAAAAACAGGTACTTTCGAAAGCACACCAACGCAATCAAACCGTTACTTACAGACAAAAATAAACTCGACaggttaattttttgtcttagTAGTTGCATTTTAGATGAGCAAACAAGCAACTTCACATTTAATGAAATGACAAATGTAGTCCACATTGATGAAAAGTTGTTTTACATTACAAGGATACAACAAACATTTTATCTAACTCCAGATGAAATACAGCCACATAGAGAAATCCAATCTAAAAGATTTATCCCCaagatcatgtttatgtgtCGTTGCAAGACCAATCTTTTCTATTGA
- the LOC130799683 gene encoding uncharacterized protein LOC130799683 yields MSCKSFSPKFLLFLFLLSAIPISILITLERAPPSTHVYQYHSTSWLRESATWDDINRRFIVSGLEGSVGEVKVPDDHHDDDILNEITIVKDVELAGNASVGVSIDRSRNRLLVVVTDLIGNRYSGLAAYDLSSWKRLFLTHLTKPGDEKSMADDVAIDEEGNAYVTDAKSSKLWKVNVDGKLLSTIRSPLFTSKEWYKNLVALNGIVYHQDGYLLVVHTFSGNLYKIDFKEGEKVNLVKIVKGSLRFGDGLELLSPTRLVVAGNPAGRLVESTDGWKTASVIKSFSGIIHRLATSATIKDGKVYLNHMIGLGYPKRKHIIVEADFYLKNELV; encoded by the exons ATGTCGTGTAAATCCTTCTCCCCAAAATTCCTCctctttctcttccttctctcaGCCATTCCCATAAGCATTCTCATAACGCTTGAAAGGGCCCCACCTTCAACACACGTGTACCAATACCACAGCACCAGCTGGCTCAGAGAATCTGCCACATGGGACGATATCAACCGCAGATTCATCGTCTCAGGATTAGAAGGTAGTGTAGGAGAAGTCAAAGTACCTGATGATCatcatgatgatgatatatTAAATGAAATCACAATCGTTAAAGACGTTGAATTGGCTGGAAATGCTTCTGTTGGTGTTTCAATCGATCGGTCGAGAAATCGTTTGCTTGTTGTTGTAACTGATTTGATTGGAAATCGTTATAGTGGACTCGCTGCATACGATCTTTCCTCTTGGAAACGTTTGTTCCTTACTCACCTTACAAAAcctg GAGATGAAAAATCCATGGCGGATGATGTAGCAATTGATGAAGAAGGTAATGCATACGTAACCGATGCTAAAAGTAGCAAACTTTGGAAGGTCAATGTAGATGGAAAGTTGTTATCTACAATAAGAAGTCCACTTTTTACCTCTAAAGAATGGTACAAAAATTTGGTAGCACTTAATGGAATTGTGTACCACCAAGATGGTTATTTGCTTGTAGTTCACACATTTTCCGGAAATTTATATAAGATCGATTTCaaagaaggagaaaaagttaATTTAGTGAAGATCGTCAAAGGATCACTTAGATTTGGCGATGGATTAGAGCTTCTATCTCCGACTAGGCTTGTGGTCGCTGGAAATCCTGCAGGGCGTTTGGTGGAGAGCACGGATGGATGGAAAACAGCATCGGTTATCAAAAGTTTTTCTGGTATAATACATCGGTTAGCCACATCTGCAACGATAAAGGATGGAAAGGTTTACTTGAATCATATGATTGGGTTGGGATATCCTAAGAGAAAACATATTATTGTGGAAGCTGATTTTTATCTTAAAAATGAATTGGTTTAA